In Candidatus Neomarinimicrobiota bacterium, a single window of DNA contains:
- a CDS encoding diguanylate cyclase has protein sequence MINLREAPKSVSRRSFPSIGIGFILLLALMYLYLTTENSVGGLHNVLKPLSAVTIFIGSVILIYRAVTAASNSAGHIYEFKNKFPFLNISSEEKDFTDIPAYYADDEYKSYIDMFLDTLSDTFVARAAAFYMGGSRMEIQSVVPADESDEFHRELGMGEGIIGKVHQSQSTILVKSINDIAESIDYLKDPKNVKSFLGTPVFYDKKPIGVLFVDSRAEDSFGESDKKLIENFAVLLEKTISQLDSTFNFHNRLGYLSELYRYFLLVQRSKRIEEVINQTASIIKRLVKSDAVTISLLIENKSDTLKIVQSEGKRERFVVGVEYPVEGGLNGLVIKKNSMITVPEIEEEGYFKPRFVSDEKTNREYHSYLGAPISIGDEVIGVIGMDSKTPAKFSETDKAILTSVGCMAGHVLSRLNLMREKTSNLLIDSLTDLPNLKHFKSIVTNQILRDKRYEGRFSVLIIDVIKMDRINKKHGRKAGDAILNFIGQYLRESTRISDTKARYGGDELGMILLGTSQKLASEIAGRIKKDLEKRVFDYNNEFITFNVGIGLSSFPDDGETADEIISSADRAIIKLKHEGYQKPDLISK, from the coding sequence TTGATTAACCTGCGAGAAGCGCCAAAATCCGTCAGTCGACGGAGCTTTCCGTCAATAGGGATAGGTTTCATCTTACTTCTCGCTCTAATGTATCTGTATCTTACGACAGAAAACAGTGTCGGCGGTTTGCATAACGTGCTGAAACCTTTATCTGCCGTCACAATTTTTATAGGCTCTGTTATCCTGATATATAGAGCCGTGACAGCTGCTTCCAATTCAGCCGGACATATTTACGAGTTCAAGAATAAGTTCCCATTTTTAAACATTAGCAGTGAAGAAAAGGATTTCACGGATATCCCGGCTTATTACGCCGATGATGAATACAAAAGCTATATAGATATGTTCCTTGACACCCTCAGCGATACATTCGTGGCAAGAGCCGCAGCTTTTTATATGGGCGGGTCCAGAATGGAAATTCAATCGGTCGTTCCGGCTGACGAATCAGACGAATTTCACAGGGAACTGGGAATGGGTGAAGGTATTATCGGTAAGGTGCATCAATCTCAGAGCACAATTCTTGTGAAAAGTATTAACGATATCGCCGAAAGCATCGATTACCTCAAGGATCCGAAAAATGTAAAATCGTTTTTGGGAACACCGGTATTCTATGATAAAAAACCGATAGGTGTTTTGTTTGTCGACAGCAGAGCGGAGGACTCATTTGGAGAGTCTGATAAAAAGCTTATAGAAAACTTTGCTGTTCTCTTGGAAAAAACGATCTCTCAGTTGGACTCCACGTTTAACTTCCACAACCGTCTGGGTTATCTGTCTGAACTCTACCGCTATTTTCTTCTGGTACAACGTTCAAAAAGGATTGAAGAGGTCATTAATCAGACGGCGAGTATAATTAAAAGATTGGTTAAATCCGATGCCGTCACTATCTCATTATTGATCGAGAATAAGTCTGATACCCTAAAAATTGTCCAGTCTGAGGGAAAGAGAGAAAGATTTGTTGTCGGGGTTGAATACCCGGTTGAAGGAGGGTTGAACGGGCTCGTTATAAAAAAGAATTCCATGATTACGGTACCTGAAATAGAGGAGGAGGGATATTTTAAACCAAGGTTTGTCAGCGATGAAAAAACAAACAGAGAATATCACTCCTACCTCGGCGCTCCTATCTCCATCGGTGATGAAGTGATCGGGGTTATCGGGATGGACAGTAAAACGCCGGCTAAATTTTCGGAAACCGATAAGGCTATTCTCACCTCCGTAGGGTGTATGGCCGGACACGTATTATCAAGATTAAATCTGATGAGAGAGAAAACATCTAACTTACTGATTGACAGCCTGACCGACCTTCCGAATCTTAAACATTTTAAGAGTATCGTTACGAACCAGATATTGAGAGACAAAAGATATGAGGGCAGGTTTTCCGTATTGATAATAGACGTGATCAAGATGGATAGAATCAATAAAAAGCATGGAAGAAAGGCAGGGGACGCCATACTAAATTTCATAGGGCAGTATTTGCGGGAATCTACACGTATTTCTGATACTAAGGCACGGTATGGCGGTGATGAGTTAGGCATGATTCTCCTGGGAACAAGTCAAAAATTAGCTTCGGAAATTGCCGGTAGGATCAAAAAAGATTTGGAAAAGAGAGTGTTTGATTATAATAACGAATTTATTACATTCAACGTCGGCATCGGATTATCGAGTTTTCCGGATGACGGAGAGACAGCAGATGAGATAATTTCGAGCGCTGACAGAGCGATTATAAAACTGAAACATGAGGGGTATCAGAAACCTGATCTGATATCCAAGTAA
- a CDS encoding sigma-70 family RNA polymerase sigma factor, which produces MSKDNHKYTDEELIARFQDGDEYAFDEIVHRYKDRLLNFIFRFLGQMDEAEDIVQDTFLKVYKNKNAYENIARFSTWIYTIAGNLAKTELRKRKRRRMFSISGKGVDEKEYELPSGDRTPEEETDSLFNEKIIQGAIEKLHEKFRTVIILRDIQELSYDEISNIIGVPLGTVKSRVNRARLKLQEMLKDIR; this is translated from the coding sequence TTGTCTAAAGATAACCATAAATACACTGATGAGGAATTGATCGCCAGATTTCAAGATGGTGATGAATACGCATTTGACGAGATAGTTCATAGATATAAAGATCGATTGTTGAACTTTATTTTTAGATTCCTCGGACAAATGGATGAAGCCGAAGACATTGTACAAGACACTTTCCTGAAGGTTTACAAGAATAAGAATGCTTATGAAAACATTGCCCGCTTCTCTACGTGGATATATACAATAGCCGGAAACCTTGCAAAAACCGAGCTGCGAAAGAGGAAGAGAAGAAGGATGTTTTCAATATCAGGGAAGGGCGTTGATGAAAAAGAATATGAGTTACCCTCCGGCGATAGAACTCCTGAGGAAGAAACGGACAGCCTGTTCAATGAGAAAATCATACAAGGGGCAATTGAAAAATTGCATGAGAAATTTCGCACGGTAATAATTCTTAGAGATATTCAGGAACTTTCTTATGATGAGATTAGTAACATAATAGGAGTCCCTCTCGGGACGGTTAAGTCCCGCGTAAATAGGGCGAGATTAAAGCTTCAAGAAATGCTGAAAGATATCAGGTAG